A window from Physeter macrocephalus isolate SW-GA chromosome 11, ASM283717v5, whole genome shotgun sequence encodes these proteins:
- the DTD2 gene encoding D-aminoacyl-tRNA deacylase 2 isoform X3 yields the protein MLGLLVQRGLVIYVCFFKGADKELLPKMVNTLLNVKLSETENGKHVSVLDLPGNILIIPQATLGGRVKGRSMQYHSNSGKEEGLELYSQFVTLCKKELAANSKCAEAGVVVEHGTYGNRQVLKLDTNGPYTHLIEF from the exons GTCCAGAGAGGATTAGTGATCTACGTGTGCTTTTTCAAGGGAGCTGATAAAGAGCTTCTTCCCAAAATGG TTAATACACTGTTAAATGTGAAATTAAGTGAAACAGAAAATGGCAAGCATGTCTCTGTATTGGATCTACCTGGCAACATTCTTATCATCCCTCAAGCCACCCTTGGGGGGAGAGTAAAAGGAAGAAGCATGCAGTATCACTCTAACTCTGGAAAAGAAGAGGGGTTAGAACTTTATTCCCAATTTGTGACTCTCTGTAAAAAAGAATTAGCTGCTAACAGCAAGTGTGCCGAAGCTGGGGTTGTGGTGGAACATGGCACTTATGGCAACAGGCAGGTGTTAAAGCTCGACACCAATGGACCATACACACACCTAattgagttttga